One window from the genome of Eucalyptus grandis isolate ANBG69807.140 chromosome 7, ASM1654582v1, whole genome shotgun sequence encodes:
- the LOC104454931 gene encoding organ-specific protein S2 produces the protein MNPQVSFVVLIAVLIFTGTAVARTDPGEYWVSIMKGEPMPEAIEGLLHVINPASDRPHLTSLPEKEADCHGDDKLEDHKRLIGDFEPRPDVTAYGNDAKLQQKKFTEDIEPRPDVTAYGNDAKLQQKKFAEDFEPRPDVTAYGDDAKLQQKKFAEDFEPRPDVTAYGDDAQLKGKKPFMNTFEPRPDVTAYGQK, from the exons ATGAATCCTCAAGTATCTTTCGTGGTGCTCATCGCCGTCCTGATC TTCACTGGCACGGCAGTTGCTAGAACAGACCCGGGTGAGTACTGGGTGAGCATCATGAAAGGAGAACCCATGCCAGAAGCAATTGAAGGCCTCCTCCATGTGATCAACCCTGCATCAGATCGACCTCATCTCACTTCTCTCCCCGAGAAGGAGGCTGACTGCCACGGAGATGACAAGCTAGAGGACCATAAACGACTCATAGGTGATTTTGAGCCGAGGCCCGATGTCACAGCTTACGGGAACGATGCCAAGCTTCAACAGAAGAAATTCACGGAGGATATTGAGCCGAGGCCTGATGTCACGGCTTATGGGAACGATGCCAAGCTCCAACAGAAGAAGTTCGCAGAGGATTTTGAGCCGAGGCCTGATGTCACGGCTTATGGGGATGATGCCAAGCTCCAACAGAAGAAGTTCGCAGAGGATTTCGAGCCGAGGCCTGATGTCACGGCTTATGGGGACGATGCTCAACTCAAAGGGAAGAAGCCATTCATGAATACATTCGAGCCAAGACCCGACGTAACAGCTTATGGCCAGAAGTGA
- the LOC104452635 gene encoding ras-related protein Rab7 has product MPSRRRTLLKVIILGDSGVGKTSLMNQYVNKKFSNQYKATIGADFLTKEVQLDDRLFTLQIWDTAGQERFQSLGVAFYRGADCCVLVYDVNVMKSFDNLNNWREEFLIQASPSDPENFPFVVIGNKIDMDGGNSRVVSEKKARAWCASKGNIPYFETSAKEGVNVEEAFQCIAKNALKSGEEEEIYLPDTIDVANSSQPRPSGCEC; this is encoded by the exons ATGCCGTCCCGCCGGAGAACGCTCCTCAAGGTCATCATCCTCGGGGACAGCGG GGTCGGGAAGACCTCTTTGATGAACCA atatgtaaataaaaagttCAGTAATCAGTATAAAGCAACTATTGGAGCTGATTTCTTGACCAAGGAAGTTCAGCTCGACGATAGGCTCTTCACTTTACAG ATTTGGGATACAGCTGGCCAAGAGAGATTCCAGAGTCTTGGAGTGGCTTTCTATCGAGGTGCTGACTGCTGTGTTCTTGTGTATGATGTTAACGTTATGAAGTCATTTGACAATCTTAACAATTGGAGGGAGGAGTTCCTCATCCAG GCAAGTCCATCAGATCCGGAGAATTTCCCATTTGTGGTCATAGGAAACAAAATCGACATGGATGGTGGAAACAGCAGAGTG GTATCGGAGAAAAAAGCTCGAGCTTGGTGTGCTTCAAAGGGGAATATACCATATTTTGAGACCTCTGCAAAGGAAGGTGTCAACGTGGAGGAAGCTTTTCAGTGCATAGCTAAGAATGCCTTGAAAagtggtgaagaagaagagat ATACTTGCCAGACACCATCGACGTTGCAAACAGCAGTCAGCCAAGGCCATCAGGATGCGAGTGTTAA